Proteins encoded within one genomic window of Halobacteroides halobius DSM 5150:
- a CDS encoding DMT family transporter: MFKEKSGYLFIILAMLIWGSIGIIVRLIPYSAELIVFYRVFFAFLFLLSVAVINKKSFKLEKLKENKLLLLGSGVALALNWIFFFQAVKATTIANATLIYYTAPMIATLLSSLWLKETLTKQGIIALVLSFIGAVIIFSKGDISLKLSGWQGISYGLIAAFFYALFTVFNKFIIDLSSYLLTLIQTGIAILMLAPFVLDYQQPEGSYWILLILLGVVHTALALILYLKGLSLSKVQDVGVLSYLDPLSAILLAFIFLKEIPTVTTLLGGGLILVSSYLVISN; the protein is encoded by the coding sequence ATGTTTAAGGAAAAATCAGGTTATCTATTTATTATATTAGCAATGTTAATTTGGGGTAGTATTGGGATAATAGTGCGTTTAATCCCTTATTCAGCAGAATTGATTGTCTTTTATAGAGTATTCTTTGCATTTCTTTTTTTGTTATCTGTAGCAGTAATTAATAAAAAGAGTTTTAAATTAGAAAAGCTAAAAGAGAATAAATTATTATTGCTAGGAAGTGGAGTTGCTTTAGCCTTAAATTGGATCTTCTTCTTTCAAGCAGTCAAAGCCACTACAATTGCAAATGCTACTTTAATTTACTATACTGCACCTATGATAGCTACTTTATTATCTAGCTTATGGCTTAAAGAAACTTTGACTAAACAAGGGATAATTGCTTTAGTATTAAGTTTTATAGGAGCGGTTATTATATTTTCTAAGGGAGATATTAGTTTGAAGCTAAGTGGTTGGCAAGGGATTAGCTATGGGCTAATAGCAGCCTTTTTTTATGCTTTGTTTACAGTATTTAATAAATTTATTATAGATTTATCATCTTATTTACTAACTTTAATCCAAACAGGGATTGCTATTTTAATGTTAGCTCCATTTGTTTTGGATTATCAGCAACCTGAGGGAAGTTATTGGATATTATTAATTTTATTAGGGGTTGTACATACTGCTCTAGCGTTAATATTATACTTAAAAGGGTTAAGCTTAAGTAAAGTACAGGATGTAGGTGTATTAAGCTATTTAGACCCTTTAAGTGCTATTCTATTAGCCTTTATATTTTTAAAGGAAATTCCTACAGTAACAACTTTATTAGGGGGCGGATTGATTTTAGTCAGTAGTTATTTGGTAATTTCTAATTAA
- a CDS encoding AEC family transporter — MIIINFIMVFNQTLVLFLLLMVGFTIRRLEIVDDSLKQNLTNLIIYVTLPALLIDSMSYQFSLERLTQLGSVFINAVLVYLLMIIISYIVIHFLSVEQRFKDVYQFILIFGNVGFMGYPVIEVVYGSTEGIFLAAIYNLVFHLVLWTLGIMIMSRSQENGQNLSLQGLLNPGVISITVGFLLFIFSIELPKPITYSLEMLGETTTPLSMIVVGSILAQVQIKDIIYNSKLWLITLIRLLILPLTTLLILQNFNLDRLILGVVVILTAMPAAANTAIFAQEFGGDEALASEGVFLTTLLSIFTIPLIVYLL, encoded by the coding sequence ATGATTATAATTAACTTTATAATGGTTTTTAATCAAACATTGGTTTTATTTCTATTACTAATGGTTGGATTTACAATTAGAAGGCTAGAGATTGTTGATGATAGTCTGAAACAGAATTTAACTAATTTGATTATCTATGTTACTCTACCAGCTCTATTAATTGATTCTATGAGTTATCAATTTAGTTTAGAGCGGTTAACACAATTAGGTAGTGTATTTATTAATGCTGTGTTAGTCTATTTATTAATGATAATTATTTCTTATATAGTGATTCATTTTTTATCTGTAGAACAAAGATTTAAGGATGTCTATCAATTTATATTAATCTTTGGTAATGTAGGTTTTATGGGGTATCCAGTGATTGAAGTAGTTTATGGTTCAACAGAGGGAATCTTTCTAGCTGCTATTTATAATTTAGTCTTTCATCTTGTGCTATGGACGTTAGGTATAATGATTATGAGTCGTAGCCAAGAAAATGGACAAAACCTATCATTGCAGGGTTTATTAAATCCAGGAGTTATTTCTATAACAGTTGGTTTTTTATTATTCATATTCTCAATTGAGTTGCCTAAGCCTATTACTTATTCGTTAGAAATGTTAGGGGAAACAACAACCCCATTGTCGATGATTGTAGTTGGTTCTATTTTGGCCCAGGTACAGATAAAAGATATTATTTACAACTCCAAATTATGGTTAATAACTTTAATTAGATTATTAATCTTACCACTAACCACTTTATTAATTTTACAGAATTTCAATCTAGATCGATTAATTTTAGGAGTAGTAGTTATTTTAACGGCTATGCCTGCTGCAGCTAATACGGCTATTTTTGCTCAGGAATTTGGAGGGGATGAGGCATTAGCATCTGAAGGAGTATTTTTAACTACTTTGCTATCAATATTTACTATTCCTTTAATTGTTTATTTGCTTTAA
- a CDS encoding MFS transporter yields MENSCKMEKFSHQIEKNYKVNFYANIFDGSFFALGMGFVSLSTILPLFVKQLTDSKFLISLITATLMFGANIPQLFAARKIEGLYRKKKVVLLLGLLQRLPWLCLAILTYVLTPEYQNWLLVIFFVCWGLYSVAGGLVGPAWFDLVSKVIPVDRRGRFFGYRTFLSSILQVLGALGAGYIIKSFNFPFSFTVLFTLAFIALMISYLFLLVIKEPAYPTVNQKQGFREYFKKLPMILKEKVNFRNYLLCVFFIQFIGMSNGLFTVAGIERLGLTDKIASDVVGTFTILLIVSQSLTNIFWGHVSDRYGHKLVMTLCAAFNSIGVLIALFAQSIMAFYFVFIITGIALGAQKVSFLTIIPEFCNPEERPTYVAITNTVSGLTIACVSLLGGLLADLFNYQIVFGISFLMVAIGAGLLLTKVYDPRDIS; encoded by the coding sequence ATGGAAAATAGTTGTAAAATGGAGAAGTTTAGTCATCAGATTGAAAAGAACTATAAGGTCAATTTTTATGCTAATATTTTTGATGGTTCTTTTTTTGCCTTAGGGATGGGATTTGTCTCACTTAGCACTATCTTGCCTTTATTTGTTAAACAGTTGACAGATTCTAAATTTTTAATTAGCTTAATTACAGCAACATTAATGTTTGGGGCCAATATCCCCCAGTTATTTGCAGCTAGGAAAATAGAAGGTCTGTATCGTAAGAAAAAAGTAGTACTTTTATTAGGATTGTTGCAAAGATTACCTTGGTTATGTTTAGCTATCCTGACTTATGTATTAACCCCAGAATATCAAAATTGGCTACTGGTTATCTTTTTTGTCTGTTGGGGTTTATATAGTGTAGCCGGAGGATTAGTTGGCCCAGCTTGGTTTGACCTAGTATCAAAGGTTATACCGGTTGATCGTAGAGGTAGATTTTTTGGTTACAGAACTTTTTTGAGTAGTATTTTACAAGTTCTAGGGGCATTAGGAGCTGGTTATATTATTAAGAGTTTTAATTTTCCTTTTAGTTTTACAGTTCTATTTACTTTAGCTTTTATTGCATTAATGATATCCTACTTATTTTTATTAGTAATTAAAGAACCGGCTTATCCAACAGTTAATCAAAAACAAGGATTTAGAGAATATTTTAAGAAATTACCAATGATTTTAAAAGAGAAGGTTAATTTCAGAAATTATTTGTTATGTGTCTTTTTTATTCAGTTTATTGGTATGTCTAATGGATTATTTACTGTAGCAGGTATTGAAAGGTTAGGACTAACTGATAAGATAGCTAGTGATGTAGTGGGTACTTTTACTATATTATTAATTGTTAGTCAGAGTTTAACAAATATATTTTGGGGGCATGTTAGTGATAGATATGGTCATAAATTGGTGATGACTCTATGTGCTGCTTTTAACTCTATTGGAGTTTTAATTGCTTTATTCGCTCAAAGTATTATGGCTTTTTATTTTGTTTTTATTATAACTGGTATAGCATTAGGGGCACAGAAGGTATCATTTTTAACTATTATTCCTGAGTTTTGTAACCCTGAAGAACGTCCTACATATGTAGCTATTACCAATACTGTATCCGGATTAACAATAGCTTGTGTTTCTTTATTAGGGGGATTATTAGCTGATTTATTTAATTATCAAATAGTTTTTGGTATATCTTTTTTAATGGTTGCTATTGGAGCAGGTTTATTGCTTACTAAAGTGTATGACCCTCGAGATATAAGTTAA
- a CDS encoding CBS domain-containing protein, which translates to MKLRDIMTNQISAVKPDSSVSDVASAMRDHNIGSVPVCQGKKPVGIVTDRDITIRNVADGRNANARAQDVMSKDLVCGTPDMDAQKAAEIMGANQIRRLPIVENEEIVGMVALGDLAVSNKLEMEAGNALTYISTPSKPTE; encoded by the coding sequence ATGAAACTTAGAGATATAATGACTAATCAGATTTCAGCAGTTAAACCGGACTCTAGTGTTAGTGATGTTGCTTCTGCAATGAGGGATCATAATATAGGTTCAGTCCCAGTCTGTCAAGGCAAGAAGCCTGTAGGGATTGTTACAGATAGAGATATAACTATTCGAAACGTTGCAGATGGTAGGAATGCTAATGCTCGAGCTCAAGATGTTATGTCTAAAGATTTAGTATGTGGAACTCCGGATATGGATGCACAAAAAGCTGCTGAAATTATGGGTGCCAACCAGATTAGAAGATTACCAATTGTAGAAAATGAAGAAATAGTAGGAATGGTTGCTTTAGGTGACTTAGCTGTTAGTAATAAATTAGAAATGGAAGCTGGAAACGCTTTAACTTATATTTCTACACCTAGTAAACCTACTGAATAA
- a CDS encoding MFS transporter, which produces MNQNLNHRLLVILAFMVILVFGIFTNLRGQVNPLIQQDYKIDYSQLGLVLGFFSGGSILATFFGGTLIQKYNLKVIFWSGLLIQSCGLIFIGFIDSYYLLLIVMVIMGVGLGTLNVSGNTLASHVFTKNKGRMMNLFHLFFGIGGMIAPQYANQVFKLGFSWEATYFLGVVLVIILFLFSWFCDFPQEDKEVSSKEITITELLSDSKVIIFVIMFLFHVGAEIGLSSWLGVYLDDVQNRTQTEISFYLSLFFGLFTLGRFLASVIVEKIGYLRLVLISSVSAAVTILLGLLGPDSFAFFFSLTGLFLSVNFPTIQATMFEVFEDNTSSVVGLTLTAGGFGNIIFANWVVGLINDLVGVSMGLGVFVIYLAILVSATFYLRRNYILKKECSEE; this is translated from the coding sequence ATGAATCAGAATTTAAATCATAGGTTACTAGTTATTTTAGCTTTTATGGTGATTTTAGTTTTTGGAATCTTTACGAACTTAAGAGGACAAGTAAATCCATTGATTCAGCAAGATTATAAGATTGATTATTCGCAGTTGGGGTTAGTTTTAGGTTTTTTCTCGGGGGGAAGTATTTTAGCTACTTTTTTTGGTGGAACTTTAATTCAAAAGTATAATTTAAAGGTTATATTTTGGAGTGGATTATTAATTCAGAGTTGTGGATTAATATTTATTGGTTTTATAGATAGTTATTATCTATTATTAATAGTTATGGTAATTATGGGAGTAGGTTTAGGAACTTTAAATGTTTCTGGAAATACTCTTGCTTCCCATGTATTTACTAAAAATAAAGGACGGATGATGAATTTATTTCATCTTTTCTTTGGCATTGGTGGTATGATAGCTCCTCAGTATGCTAATCAAGTCTTTAAGTTAGGTTTCAGTTGGGAAGCAACCTATTTTCTAGGAGTAGTACTGGTTATTATTTTATTTCTTTTTAGTTGGTTTTGCGATTTTCCTCAAGAAGATAAGGAGGTTAGTAGTAAAGAGATAACAATTACAGAATTACTAAGTGATTCTAAGGTTATTATCTTTGTTATAATGTTTTTGTTTCATGTTGGAGCTGAGATAGGTTTAAGTAGTTGGTTGGGGGTTTATTTAGATGATGTTCAAAATAGAACTCAAACAGAGATAAGTTTTTATCTGTCTTTATTCTTTGGGTTATTTACTTTAGGACGTTTTCTAGCTAGTGTTATTGTAGAGAAAATTGGCTATTTACGTTTAGTATTAATTAGTTCTGTAAGTGCAGCAGTTACTATTTTATTAGGTTTGCTTGGCCCAGATTCTTTTGCTTTTTTCTTTTCTTTAACTGGGCTATTTTTATCGGTTAATTTTCCTACTATACAGGCTACGATGTTTGAAGTTTTTGAGGATAATACATCATCTGTTGTTGGATTAACACTGACAGCAGGAGGGTTTGGTAATATAATATTTGCTAATTGGGTTGTAGGGCTTATTAATGATTTAGTAGGAGTGAGTATGGGACTTGGAGTATTTGTTATTTATTTAGCCATTTTAGTTAGTGCTACTTTTTATTTAAGAAGAAATTATATTTTAAAAAAGGAATGTAGTGAGGAGTAA
- a CDS encoding methyl-accepting chemotaxis protein produces MNKLKDFFSKGLNNVLNLFKKVAKKVNLDKIGLSKILSKLSVVRGLEFGFALILIIILLAGGIVFYNTYQINQEIKSIQQEIVPAVRINESILRDVDNKVVRVYRWLAGIGSFSPTRNNMVSGEIDAIRSYIKSNKGIKKLDKLKKLNQQLTAQGIKLKKTEPNSYERRLLSSKIDQTSFKIRLANASLSSYNMKRLNNNVKKVMNYSQQIKNRIMIMGVIILLLLLGLGFAIVRRVSKVTYEVKDKTKQVSNKADSVSNIADEMKKTADQVDERLTNAFGSIQDLMNSNDEVAKAVEEVSVAIQEVSVGVEELSNQAESISEIGEETYQALQKTDKRIERGNQFVHSTADTMHRLQESVSQISEISNRIIKITDQTNLLALNAAIEAARAGEHGQGFTVVAEEIKDLADESMEATKEVQAIVQEVESAAEEAVTAMVSDDGTNDSIVEIFDEINQMSTKVTTKMKQVKDNADTQAAASEQVGALAQQISASSQEVSAQTQETVSSTEQMKELMEQITIKNTDLYHKINNQVNNAQEQIELIERVVEANKDLNKQ; encoded by the coding sequence ATGAACAAATTAAAAGATTTTTTTAGTAAGGGATTGAATAATGTACTTAACTTATTTAAAAAAGTGGCTAAAAAAGTTAATTTGGACAAAATTGGTTTAAGCAAAATTCTATCTAAGCTTAGTGTTGTTAGAGGTTTAGAATTTGGTTTTGCTTTGATTTTAATTATTATTTTATTAGCTGGAGGAATAGTTTTTTATAATACTTATCAGATTAATCAAGAAATCAAATCGATTCAACAAGAGATTGTACCAGCAGTTAGAATTAATGAAAGTATCTTACGTGATGTTGATAATAAAGTAGTTAGAGTTTATCGGTGGTTGGCAGGTATAGGTTCTTTTAGTCCCACTCGTAATAACATGGTTAGTGGTGAGATTGATGCAATTAGAAGTTATATCAAAAGCAATAAAGGAATTAAAAAGTTAGATAAATTAAAAAAGTTAAATCAGCAGTTAACTGCCCAAGGAATTAAGCTAAAAAAGACAGAGCCTAATTCTTATGAAAGAAGGTTACTTAGTTCTAAAATAGACCAGACTAGTTTCAAGATTAGATTAGCCAATGCCTCTTTAAGTAGCTATAATATGAAGCGATTAAATAATAATGTTAAAAAAGTGATGAATTATAGTCAACAGATTAAAAATCGCATTATGATTATGGGGGTAATTATTTTATTACTTCTATTAGGTTTAGGATTTGCTATTGTAAGAAGAGTTAGTAAAGTTACTTATGAAGTTAAAGATAAAACTAAGCAAGTATCTAATAAGGCTGATTCGGTATCTAATATTGCTGATGAAATGAAGAAAACAGCAGATCAAGTAGATGAGAGATTAACTAATGCTTTCGGTTCTATTCAAGATTTAATGAATAGTAATGATGAGGTAGCTAAAGCAGTAGAAGAAGTTTCAGTAGCAATCCAAGAAGTATCAGTAGGAGTTGAAGAACTATCTAATCAGGCAGAGAGTATTTCAGAGATTGGAGAAGAAACATATCAAGCATTACAAAAGACTGATAAAAGAATTGAACGAGGAAATCAATTTGTGCATAGTACTGCTGATACAATGCATCGTTTACAAGAAAGTGTTAGCCAAATTAGCGAAATATCAAATAGGATTATTAAAATAACTGATCAAACTAATTTATTAGCTTTAAATGCAGCTATCGAAGCAGCTCGAGCTGGTGAACATGGACAAGGCTTTACAGTTGTAGCCGAGGAAATTAAGGATTTAGCAGATGAAAGTATGGAAGCAACTAAAGAAGTTCAAGCAATTGTCCAAGAAGTAGAGTCAGCAGCTGAGGAAGCAGTTACTGCAATGGTATCTGATGATGGCACAAATGATAGTATTGTGGAGATCTTTGATGAAATAAATCAAATGTCTACTAAAGTTACAACTAAAATGAAACAAGTTAAAGATAATGCTGATACTCAAGCAGCGGCTAGTGAACAAGTGGGGGCGTTGGCTCAACAAATCTCTGCTTCTAGTCAGGAAGTTTCGGCTCAAACACAAGAAACTGTATCATCTACTGAACAGATGAAGGAATTAATGGAACAAATCACAATAAAGAATACTGATTTATATCATAAGATAAATAATCAGGTTAATAATGCTCAAGAACAAATAGAGTTAATTGAACGTGTTGTAGAAGCTAATAAAGATTTGAATAAGCAATAG